Proteins found in one Hevea brasiliensis isolate MT/VB/25A 57/8 chromosome 18, ASM3005281v1, whole genome shotgun sequence genomic segment:
- the LOC110634148 gene encoding transmembrane 9 superfamily member 2, with product MNDPSTLLILAVLIASTATHVSSDASNHRYKEADPVPLYANKVGPFHNPSETYRYFDLPFCVPDHVKEKKEALGEVLNGDRLVSAPYKLNFRDERTSAVVCKKTLNKEEVAQFRSAIDKDYYFQMYYDDLPIWGFIGKVDKEGKADPSEYKYLLYKHIQFDVLYNKDRVIEVSVRMDPHLLLDLTEDKEVDAEFLYTVKWKETDTPFEKRMEKYSSSSSLPHHLEIHWFSIINSCVTVLLLTGFLATILMRVLKNDFVKYAQDEEAADDQEETGWKYIHGDVFRYPKFKSLFAAALGSGTQLFILTVFIFILALVGVFYPYNRGALFTALVVIYALTSGIAGYTATSFYSQLEGKNWVRNLLLTGCLFCGPLFLTFCFLNTVAIVYSATAALPFGTIVVIVLIWTLVTSPLLVLGGIAGKNSKAEFQAPCRTTKYPREIPQLPWYRSALPQMAMAGFLPFSAIYIELYYIFASVWGHRIYTIYSILFIVFIILLIVTAFITVALTYFQLAAEDHEWWWRSFLCGGSTGLFIYAYCLYYYYARSDMSGFMQTSFFFGYMACICYGFFLMLGTVGFRASLFFVRHIYRSIKCE from the exons TGAAACATATCGCTATTTCGACCTGCCCTTCTGTGTGCCAG ATCATGTTAAAGAGAAAAAAGAAGCTCTTGGTGAGGTGTTGAATGGCGATCGCCTAGTCAGCGCTCCCTACAAACTCAACTTCAGAGATGAAAGAACTTCAGCAGTTGTTTGTAAGAAGACGCTTAATAAGGAGGAAGTTGCTCAGTTCAGATCTGCAATTGACAAAGACTATTACTTCCAAATGTATTATGATGATCTGCCCATCTGGGGTTTCATAGGAAAGGTTGACAAAGAAGGCAAGGCTGATCCTAGTGAGTACAAATACTTGCTTTACAAGCATATCCAATTCGATGTTCTGTACAATAAGGACCGTGTGATTGAAGTAAGTGTCCGGATGGATCCTCATTTGCTGCTGGATCTGACGGAGGACAAGGAAGTTGATGCGGAGTTCCTTTATACTGTGAAGTGGAAGGAAACAGATACTCCCTTTGAGAAGAGAATGGAGAAGTACTCGTCGTCTTCTTCGCTCCCACATCACTTGGAGATTCATTGGTTCTCCATTATAAACTCGTGTGTGACTGTTCTCCTTTTGACTGGTTTCCTTGCAACAATTCTCATGCGGGTCTTGAAGAATGATTTTGTGAA GTATGCACAAGATGAGGAAGCAGCTGATGATCAGGAAGAGACTGGATGGAAGTACATCCACGGTGATGTATTTAGATATCCAAAGTTCAAGTCATTATTTGCTGCAGCCCTTGGGTCTGGGACCCAGCTGTTCATTCT CACTGTATTTATTTTCATTCTTGCACTGGTTGGTGTATTTTATCCATATAACCGAGGAGCTCTATTTACTGCACTGGTAGTCATATATGCATTAACATCTGGGATTGCTGGATACACAGCAACTTCTTTCTATAGTCAGCTGGAAGGAAAGAACTGG GTGAGGAATCTTTTGCTGACAGGATGCCTTTTCTGTGGGCCTCTATTCCTCACATTCTGCTTCCTTAATACGGTTGCCATTGTTTACAGTGCAACCGCAGCATTGCCTTTTGGTACTATTGTGGTAATAGTCCTTATATGGACATTAGTAACATCACCATTGCTTGTCTTGGGTGGTATTGCTGGGAAAAATAGCAAGGCTGAGTTTCAAGCCCCTTGCCGTACCACAAAATATCCTAGAGAGATCCCACAATTGCCTTGGTACAGGAGTGCTCTTCCTCAGATGGCAATGGCGGGTTTTCTGCCTTTTAGTGCTATCTACATTGAGCTTTACTACATATTTGCCAGTGTTTGGGGTCACAGGATTTATACCATCTATAGCATCCTGTTTATTGTCTTCATCATTCTTCTGATTGTCACTGCTTTCATAACTGTGGCCCTGACATACTTCCAACTCGCTGCTGAAGATCATGAATGGTGGTGGAG ATCATTTCTCTGTGGTGGATCAACTGGGCTGTTTATCTATGCCTACTGCTTGTATTATTACTATGCGCGGTCTGATATGTCTGGCTTCATGCAAACCTCTTTCTTCTTTGGCTACATGGCCTGCATATGCTATGGCTTCTTTCTCATGCTTGGGACAGTGGGTTTCCGTGCCTCTCTGTTCTTCGTTCGTCACATATACAGGTCCATTAAGTGCGAGTAG
- the LOC110634149 gene encoding D-galacturonate reductase-like: MVVIPEITLCSCEKTMPVIGMGTSVYPPADKETTKAAIIEAIKAGYRHFDTALAYGSEQPLGEAIAEALSLGLIKSRDELFITSKLWSSFADKDMVVPALRMSLRNLQLDYLDLYLIHWPLKLSQNVRSMPTTKENIFPLDIKSVWEGMEECKTLGLTKAIGVSNFSCKKLKELLSTAKIPPAVNQVEMNPLWQQKQLRDFCKAKGIHITAYSPLGANGTKWGDNRIIECDVLEEIAKAKGKTTAQVSLRWVHEQGVSLVTKSFNKERMKENLQIFDWTLTEEESNKISNLPQRKGFLFANLLGPHDFILELDAEI, translated from the exons ATGGTAGTGATTCCTGAGATAACGCTATGTTCATGTGAGAAAACTATGCCGGTAATCGGCATGGGAACATCAGTATATCCTCCAGCTGATAAAGAAACCACAAAAGCTGCCATTATTGAAGCCATTAAAGCAGGGTACCGCCACTTTGACACTGCCTTGGCGTATGGATCAGAACAGCCTCTAGGGGAAGCAATAGCTGAGGCCTTGAGTCTGGGTCTAATCAAATCTAGAGATGAACTCTTCATTACTTCCAAGCTTTGGAGCAGCTTCGCTGACAAGGATATGGTGGTGCCTGCCCTCAGGATGAGCCTAAG GAATCTTCAACTGGACTACCTGGATTTGTACCTTATACATTGGCCATTGAAACTGAGCCAAAACGTTCGTTCAATGCCCACTACAAAAGAAAACATATTTCCCTTGGACATCAAATCTGTCTGGGAAGGCATGGAAGAATGCAAAACTCTTGGCCTCACTAAGGCTATTGGTGTCAGCAATTTTTCTTGCAAGAAACTCAAGGAGCTCCTCTCCACTGCTAAAATTCCTCCAGCCGTTAATCAA GTGGAGATGAACCCACTTTGGCAGCAGAAGCAATTGAGGGACTTCTGCAAAGCAAAAGGTATTCATATTACAGCTTACTCACCCTTGGGTGCAAATGGGACTAAATGGGGTGACAACAGAATTATAGAATGTGATGTGCTTGAAGAAATTGCCAAGGCTAAAGGGAAAACTACTGCTCAG GTTTCCCTGAGATGGGTGCATGAGCAAGGTGTGAGTTTGGTGACAAAAAGTTTCAACAAGGAGAGGATGAAGGAGAACCTTCAAATCTTTGACTGGACGTTGACCGAGGAGGAATCGAACAAGATCAGTAACCTTCCTCAACGCAAAGGATTTCTATTTGCCAACTTGTTAGGTCCACACGATTTTATTCTAGAGCTTGATGCAGAGATATGA
- the LOC110634147 gene encoding transmembrane 9 superfamily member 2: MKIPSTILLLALLIASSVIHVRSDASDHRFKDGDSVPLYANKVGPFHNPSETYRYFDLPFCVPEHLKEKTEALGEVLNGDRLVSAPYKLNFRDEKDTAVVCQKKLTKEEVAQFRSAVEKDYYFQMYYDDLPIWGFIGKVDKEGKADPSEYKYFLYKHIQFDVLYNKDRVIEVSTRMDPHSLLDLTEDKEVDAEFLYTVKWKETDTPFEKRMEKYSLSSSLPHHLEIHWFSIINSCVTVLLLTGFLATILMRVLKNDFMKYAQDEEAADDQEETGWKYIHGDVFRYPKYKSLFAAALGSGTQLFTLTVFIFMLALVGVFYPYNRGALFTALVVIYALTSGIAGYTATSFYCQLEGKNWVRNLLLTGCLFCGPLFLTFCFLNTVAIIYSATAALPFGTIVVIVLIWTLVTSPLLVLGGIAGKNSKAEFQAPCRTTKYPREIPILPWYRSAFPQMAMAGFLPFSAIYIELYYIFASVWGHRIYTIYSILFIVFIILLIVTAFITVALTYFQLAAEDHEWWWRSFLCGGSTGLFIYAYCLYYYYARSDMSGFMQTSFFFGYMACICYGFFLMLGTVGFRASLLFVRHIYRSIKCE; this comes from the exons ATGAAAATTCCTTCTACAATTCTCCTTCTCGCGCTTCTAATCGCCTCTTCTGTAATTCACGTAAGATCGGACGCCTCCGATCACCGCTTCAAGGACGGCGATTCTGTTCCCCTGTACGCCAATAAGGTCGGCCCCTTTCACAACCCCAG TGAAACGTATCGCTATTTCGATCTGCCCTTCTGTGTTCCAG AACACCTGAAAGAGAAAACAGAAGCTCTTGGTGAGGTGTTGAATGGGGATCGTTTAGTCAGTGCTCCCTACAAACTCAACTTTAGAGATGAGAAGGACACAGCGGTTGTTTGTCAGAAGAAGCTTACAAAGGAAGAAGTTGCTCAGTTCCGATCTGCAGTTGAGAAAGACTATTACTTCCAGATGTACTATGATGATTTGCCAATTTGGGGATTCATAGGAAAGGTTGACAAGGAAGGCAAAGCTGACCCAAGTGAATACAAATACTTCCTTTACAAGCATATCCAATTTGATGTTCTTTATAATAAGGACCGTGTGATTGAAGTAAGTACCCGGATGGATCCTCATTCACTGTTGGATCTGACTGAGGACAAGGAAGTTGATGCAGAGTTTCTTTATACTGTGAAGTGGAAGGAAACAGATACTCCCTTTGAGAAGAGAATGGAGAAGTACTCCCTGTCTTCTTCGCTGCCACATCACTTGGAAATCCATTGGTTCTCAATTATAAACTCTTGTGTGACAGTTCTCCTTTTGACTGGTTTTCTTGCTACAATTCTCATGCGGGTCTTGAAGAATGATTTCATGAA GTATGCACAAGATGAGGAAGCTGCTGATGACCAGGAAGAGACGGGATGGAAGTACATTCATGGTGATGTATTTAGGTACCCAAAGTACAAATCTTTGTTTGCTGCTGCTCTTGGTTCTGGCACCCAGTTGTTTACACT CACTGTATTTATTTTTATGCTTGCCTTGGTTGGCGTATTTTATCCATACAATCGAGGAGCTCTATTTACTGCACTGGTGGTTATATATGCACTTACTTCTGGAATTGCTGGATATACTGCAACCTCTTTCTATTGTCAGCTGGAGGGAAAGAACTGG GTCAGGAACCTTTTGCTGACAGGATGCCTTTTCTGTGGACCTCTGTTCCTCACATTTTGCTTCCTGAACACTGTTGCCATAATTTACAGTGCAACTGCTGCATTACCTTTTGGAACTATTGTGGTAATAGTCCTTATATGGACATTGGTAACATCTCCATTACTTGTGTTGGGTGGTATTGCTGGCAAAAATAGCAAGGCTGAGTTTCAAGCCCCTTGTCGCACCACAAAATATCCTCGGGAGATTCCAATATTGCCATGGTACAGGAGTGCTTTTCCTCAGATGGCAATGGCAGGTTTTCTGCCTTTTAGTGCCATCTACATTGAGCTTTACTACATATTTGCCAGTGTTTGGGGTCACAGGATTTACACCATCTATAGCATTTTGTTTATTGTCTTCATTATTCTTCTGATTGTCACGGCTTTCATAACTGTGGCCTTGACATACTTCCAACTTGCTGCTGAAGATCATGAATGGTGGTGGAG GTCTTTTCTGTGTGGTGGATCAACTGGCCTATTTATCTATGCTTACTGCCTGTATTACTATTATGCACGCTCGGATATGTCTGGCTTCATGCAAACCTCTTTCTTCTTTGGTTACATGGCTTGCATATGCTATGGCTTCTTTCTCATGCTTGGAACTGTGGGTTTCCGTGCCTCCCTGCTCTTTGTTCGCCACATATACAGGTCGATTAAGTGTGAGTAG